Proteins found in one Bombus terrestris chromosome 1, iyBomTerr1.2, whole genome shotgun sequence genomic segment:
- the LOC125384747 gene encoding uncharacterized protein LOC125384747 isoform X2: protein MIYGYNYQERDGNLSSFIRYLETVIQSGRTYIHNHLYNRYHSIEENMFRLSVYGGYSKAVEYFWDKLNKEEKNRNIVSGIQISITSHIPDYTTIGESCHRQEKCVEICIFLINQVRAYHKRKTIARIVYDSFEDNIYVCSIVKLILSMWPWQDFLGQILDELEAALKTQKNGYTGLKLLHFVISCMKRDYRLGYVIENSKYGMILHEVWDKIPACLKSKIAEADLHLDFIRDLLEIWDLPGIKLIINTPEMRQWKEKLFDSGYIKCIKIVSLVKIGQYELLNQFIEEVFVSNKEKKLFKQAINIWDYFINEDQYDLADKLLDWQSDSIEEREELKSKINHIELCLNFIKDDQYKLADKLLDWKFPTKQLRSVCKDSFKENKSSYNYIYKLWAVEKEDVEIARKKSHKFLKWFLDSEKEIESFKKQKLVNDQLEEILCDMFIENNYFEIIEYFLDWCLLSKEEIQNLKQVVVNKKIFRKCKCNIMWNYVDIAEKFINWAFDEEAEKTNFIRQFVLSKDGIACCVDFIGGAREGITRNDIPTLHEANIKFNKFIDFWIKPLNNLDEVKDKLKDYIFRYGPYENIDKYDMFIRLLDRVNPTNEG from the exons ATGATTTATGGGTACAATTACCAAGAgag GGATGGAAATTTATCGTCATTTATTAGATATCTTGAAACAGTAATACAATCAGGAAGGACATATATACATaatcatttatataatagatatcATTCAATAGAAGAGAATATGTTTAGATTGTCGGTCTATGGAGGATATAGCAAGGCTGTAGAATATTTTTGGGATAAGTTaaataaggaagaaaaaaacagaaatataGTTAGTGGTATACAAATATCTATTACTAGCCATATTCCTGATTATACAACAATTGGGGAATCTTGTCATAGACAAGAAAAGTgtgtagaaatatgtatatttcttataaatcaAGTGAGAGCATACCATAAGAGAAAGACTATAGCTCGTATTGTATATGATTCATTTGAggataatatatatgtatgtagcatTGTAAAACTGATATTATCCATGTGGCCATGGCAAGATTTTCTTGGACAAATATTAGACGAATTAGAGGCAGCTTTGAAGACGCAAAAGAATGGCTATACAGGTTTAAAGTTGTTACATTTTGTCATATCTTGCATGAAAAGAGATTATAGATTAGGTTATGTAATAGAAAATAGTAAGTATGGGAtgatactacatgaagtatggGATAAAATCCCTGCATGCTTAAAATCAAAGATAGCTGAGGCAGATCTACATTTAGATTTCATACgagatttattagaaatttggGACTTACCAGGCATaaagttaataattaatactcCGGAGATGAGacaatggaaagaaaaattattcgattctggatatataaaatgtataaagataGTATCGCTAGTAAAGATAGGAcaatatgaattattaaatcaaTTCATAGAGGAAGTATTTGTTTCTAACAAAGAGAAGAAGCTTTTTAAACAAGCCATTAATATCTGGGATTATTTCATAAATGAAGACCAATATGATTTGgcagataaattattagattgGCAATCTGATTCCATAGAAGAGAGGGAAGAGCTTAAGAGTAAGATAAATCATATAGAGCTTTGcctaaattttataaaagatgaTCAATACAAATTAGCAGATAAGTTGCTAGATTGGAAATTTCCTACAAAACAATTAAGAAGTGTTTGTAAGGATAGTTTTAAAGAGAATAAATcttcatataattatatttataaactatgGGCAGTAGAAAAAGAAGATGTAGAAATAGCACGAAAGAAATCTCATAAGTTTTTAAAATGGTTTTTAGACTCAGAAAAAGAGATAGAATCGTTTAAGAAACAGAAGTTAGTAAATGACCAATTAGAAGAAATACTTTGTGATatgtttatagaaaataattattttgaaataattgagTATTTTTTAGATTGGTGTTTATTATCAAAAGAGGAAATACAAAACTTAAAGCAAGTAGtagtaaataagaaaatatttagaaaatgtaaatgcaatataatgtgGAATTATGTAGATATAGcagagaaatttattaattgggCTTTTGATGAAGAGGCAGAAAAGACAAATTTTATTAGACAATTTGTGTTATCAAAGGATGGTATAGCGTGTTGTGTTGATTTTATAGGAGGGGCGCGTGAAGGCATTACTCGCAACGATATACCAACACTTCACGaagcaaatattaaatttaataaatttatcgatttttgGATCAAACCTCTAAATAACCTTGATGAAGTGAAAGATAAATTAAAAGACTATATATTTCGCTATGGTCCATATGAAAATATAGATAAGTATGACATGTTTATCCGTTTATTAGACAGAGTAAATCCAACTAATGAGGGATAG
- the LOC125384747 gene encoding uncharacterized protein LOC125384747 isoform X1, with translation MACEYALEENINDLWVQLPREVKNIFCENIYTDYKCLTLAYWQCCRDGNLSSFIRYLETVIQSGRTYIHNHLYNRYHSIEENMFRLSVYGGYSKAVEYFWDKLNKEEKNRNIVSGIQISITSHIPDYTTIGESCHRQEKCVEICIFLINQVRAYHKRKTIARIVYDSFEDNIYVCSIVKLILSMWPWQDFLGQILDELEAALKTQKNGYTGLKLLHFVISCMKRDYRLGYVIENSKYGMILHEVWDKIPACLKSKIAEADLHLDFIRDLLEIWDLPGIKLIINTPEMRQWKEKLFDSGYIKCIKIVSLVKIGQYELLNQFIEEVFVSNKEKKLFKQAINIWDYFINEDQYDLADKLLDWQSDSIEEREELKSKINHIELCLNFIKDDQYKLADKLLDWKFPTKQLRSVCKDSFKENKSSYNYIYKLWAVEKEDVEIARKKSHKFLKWFLDSEKEIESFKKQKLVNDQLEEILCDMFIENNYFEIIEYFLDWCLLSKEEIQNLKQVVVNKKIFRKCKCNIMWNYVDIAEKFINWAFDEEAEKTNFIRQFVLSKDGIACCVDFIGGAREGITRNDIPTLHEANIKFNKFIDFWIKPLNNLDEVKDKLKDYIFRYGPYENIDKYDMFIRLLDRVNPTNEG, from the coding sequence ATGGCATGTGAGTATGCTTTAGAAGAAAATATCAATGATTTATGGGTACAATTACCAAGAgaggtgaaaaatattttttgtgaaaatatatatacgGATTATAAGTGTCTTACTTTAGCATATTGGCAATGTTGTAGGGATGGAAATTTATCGTCATTTATTAGATATCTTGAAACAGTAATACAATCAGGAAGGACATATATACATaatcatttatataatagatatcATTCAATAGAAGAGAATATGTTTAGATTGTCGGTCTATGGAGGATATAGCAAGGCTGTAGAATATTTTTGGGATAAGTTaaataaggaagaaaaaaacagaaatataGTTAGTGGTATACAAATATCTATTACTAGCCATATTCCTGATTATACAACAATTGGGGAATCTTGTCATAGACAAGAAAAGTgtgtagaaatatgtatatttcttataaatcaAGTGAGAGCATACCATAAGAGAAAGACTATAGCTCGTATTGTATATGATTCATTTGAggataatatatatgtatgtagcatTGTAAAACTGATATTATCCATGTGGCCATGGCAAGATTTTCTTGGACAAATATTAGACGAATTAGAGGCAGCTTTGAAGACGCAAAAGAATGGCTATACAGGTTTAAAGTTGTTACATTTTGTCATATCTTGCATGAAAAGAGATTATAGATTAGGTTATGTAATAGAAAATAGTAAGTATGGGAtgatactacatgaagtatggGATAAAATCCCTGCATGCTTAAAATCAAAGATAGCTGAGGCAGATCTACATTTAGATTTCATACgagatttattagaaatttggGACTTACCAGGCATaaagttaataattaatactcCGGAGATGAGacaatggaaagaaaaattattcgattctggatatataaaatgtataaagataGTATCGCTAGTAAAGATAGGAcaatatgaattattaaatcaaTTCATAGAGGAAGTATTTGTTTCTAACAAAGAGAAGAAGCTTTTTAAACAAGCCATTAATATCTGGGATTATTTCATAAATGAAGACCAATATGATTTGgcagataaattattagattgGCAATCTGATTCCATAGAAGAGAGGGAAGAGCTTAAGAGTAAGATAAATCATATAGAGCTTTGcctaaattttataaaagatgaTCAATACAAATTAGCAGATAAGTTGCTAGATTGGAAATTTCCTACAAAACAATTAAGAAGTGTTTGTAAGGATAGTTTTAAAGAGAATAAATcttcatataattatatttataaactatgGGCAGTAGAAAAAGAAGATGTAGAAATAGCACGAAAGAAATCTCATAAGTTTTTAAAATGGTTTTTAGACTCAGAAAAAGAGATAGAATCGTTTAAGAAACAGAAGTTAGTAAATGACCAATTAGAAGAAATACTTTGTGATatgtttatagaaaataattattttgaaataattgagTATTTTTTAGATTGGTGTTTATTATCAAAAGAGGAAATACAAAACTTAAAGCAAGTAGtagtaaataagaaaatatttagaaaatgtaaatgcaatataatgtgGAATTATGTAGATATAGcagagaaatttattaattgggCTTTTGATGAAGAGGCAGAAAAGACAAATTTTATTAGACAATTTGTGTTATCAAAGGATGGTATAGCGTGTTGTGTTGATTTTATAGGAGGGGCGCGTGAAGGCATTACTCGCAACGATATACCAACACTTCACGaagcaaatattaaatttaataaatttatcgatttttgGATCAAACCTCTAAATAACCTTGATGAAGTGAAAGATAAATTAAAAGACTATATATTTCGCTATGGTCCATATGAAAATATAGATAAGTATGACATGTTTATCCGTTTATTAGACAGAGTAAATCCAACTAATGAGGGATAG